A single region of the Streptomyces virginiae genome encodes:
- the lon gene encoding endopeptidase La codes for MASTSVTLTLPVLPLDDEVVLPGMVVPLDLTDAEVRAAVEAAQAAAGKSGNGKPRVLLVPRIDGTYAGTGVLGTVEQVGRLSGGDPGALIRGLGRVRIGAGTTGPGAALWVEGETVDEAVPDPLPGAVTELVKEYKALATSWLKKRGAWQVVDRVQQIEGVSALADNSGYSPFLTVEQKVELLETADPVARLKLAVKALGDHLAEQDVAESIAKDVQDGVDKQQREFLLRRQLEAVRKELRELNGEKDGEESDDYRARVEAADLPEKVREAALKEVDKLERSSDQSPEGSWIRTWLDTVLELPWNERTEDAYDIRGARAVLDAEHAGLSDVKDRITEYLAVRKRRGERGMGVIGGRRGGAVLALVGPPGVGKTSLGESVAHAMGRKFVRVALGGVRDEAEIRGHRRTYVGALPGRIVRAIKEAGSMNPVVLLDEIDKVGSDFRGDPAAALLEVLDPAQNHTFRDHYLEVELDLSDVVFLATANVLEAIPEALADRMELVRLDGYTEDEKVVIARDHLLPRQLERAGLGSDEVVLAEDALRKLAGEYTREAGVRTLERSLARLLRKVASQHELGERELPLTIGADDLRALIGRPHHVPESAQDPAERRTAVPGVATGLAVTGAGGDVLFVEASLADPETGAAGLTLTGQLGDVMKESAQIALSFLRSHGAELELPVADLKDRGVHIHFPAGAVPKDGPSAGITMTTALASLLSGRQVRTDVAMTGEVSLTGRVLPIGGVKQKLLAAHRAGLTTVIIPKRNEADLDDVPAEVLETLEVHPVTDVRQVLELALARAQAPAVAAA; via the coding sequence ATGGCTTCGACGTCCGTCACACTCACCCTGCCCGTGCTGCCGCTCGACGACGAGGTCGTGCTGCCCGGAATGGTCGTACCGCTCGACCTGACCGACGCCGAGGTGCGCGCCGCCGTGGAGGCGGCGCAGGCCGCCGCCGGGAAGAGCGGCAACGGCAAGCCCCGGGTCCTGCTCGTGCCGCGCATCGACGGCACGTACGCCGGGACCGGTGTGCTCGGCACCGTCGAGCAGGTCGGCCGACTCTCCGGAGGGGACCCCGGAGCGCTCATCCGCGGCCTCGGCCGGGTCCGCATCGGGGCCGGGACCACCGGCCCCGGGGCCGCGCTCTGGGTCGAGGGCGAGACCGTCGACGAGGCGGTGCCCGATCCGCTGCCCGGAGCGGTCACCGAGCTGGTCAAGGAGTACAAGGCACTCGCCACCAGCTGGCTCAAGAAGCGCGGCGCCTGGCAGGTCGTGGACCGCGTCCAGCAGATCGAAGGCGTGTCCGCGCTCGCCGACAACTCCGGCTACTCGCCGTTCCTGACGGTCGAGCAGAAGGTCGAACTGCTGGAGACCGCCGACCCGGTCGCCCGCCTCAAGCTCGCCGTCAAGGCGCTCGGCGACCACCTCGCCGAGCAGGACGTCGCCGAGTCCATCGCCAAGGACGTCCAGGACGGCGTCGACAAGCAGCAGCGCGAGTTCCTGCTCCGGCGTCAGCTGGAGGCCGTACGCAAGGAACTGCGCGAGCTGAACGGCGAGAAGGACGGCGAGGAGTCCGACGACTACCGCGCCCGCGTCGAGGCCGCCGACCTCCCCGAGAAGGTACGGGAGGCCGCCCTCAAGGAGGTCGACAAGCTGGAGCGGTCCAGCGACCAGAGCCCCGAGGGCTCCTGGATCCGCACCTGGCTGGACACCGTGCTGGAACTGCCCTGGAACGAGCGCACCGAGGACGCGTACGACATCCGGGGCGCCCGGGCCGTCCTCGACGCCGAGCACGCGGGCCTCAGCGACGTGAAGGACCGCATCACCGAATACCTCGCCGTCCGCAAGCGGCGCGGCGAGCGCGGCATGGGCGTCATCGGCGGCCGGCGCGGCGGCGCCGTACTGGCCCTCGTCGGCCCTCCCGGCGTCGGAAAGACCTCGCTCGGCGAGAGCGTGGCGCACGCCATGGGCCGCAAGTTCGTCCGCGTCGCCCTCGGCGGCGTCCGCGACGAGGCCGAGATCCGCGGCCACCGCCGGACCTACGTCGGCGCCCTGCCCGGCCGCATCGTCCGGGCGATCAAGGAGGCCGGGTCGATGAACCCGGTGGTCCTCCTCGACGAGATCGACAAGGTGGGCTCCGACTTCCGCGGCGACCCGGCGGCCGCCCTGCTGGAAGTCCTCGACCCGGCACAGAACCACACCTTCCGCGACCACTACCTGGAGGTGGAACTCGACCTCAGCGACGTCGTCTTCCTGGCCACCGCCAACGTCCTGGAAGCCATCCCCGAGGCCCTGGCCGACCGCATGGAGCTCGTCCGGCTCGACGGGTACACCGAGGACGAGAAGGTCGTCATCGCCCGCGACCACCTGCTCCCGCGCCAGCTGGAGCGCGCCGGGCTCGGCTCCGACGAGGTGGTCCTGGCGGAGGACGCCCTGCGCAAGCTGGCCGGTGAGTACACCCGCGAGGCGGGCGTCCGCACCCTGGAGCGCTCCCTCGCCCGCCTCCTGCGCAAGGTCGCCTCGCAGCACGAACTGGGGGAGCGGGAACTGCCCCTGACCATCGGCGCCGACGACCTGCGGGCCCTGATCGGCCGACCGCACCACGTACCGGAGTCCGCCCAGGACCCGGCCGAGCGGCGCACCGCCGTCCCCGGCGTCGCCACCGGCCTCGCCGTGACCGGCGCGGGCGGCGACGTGCTGTTCGTGGAGGCCTCGCTGGCCGACCCGGAGACGGGCGCGGCCGGCCTCACCCTCACCGGCCAGCTCGGAGACGTCATGAAGGAGTCGGCGCAGATCGCCCTGAGCTTCCTGCGCTCCCACGGCGCGGAACTGGAGCTCCCGGTCGCCGACCTGAAGGACCGGGGCGTGCACATCCACTTCCCGGCGGGCGCCGTGCCCAAGGACGGCCCGAGCGCGGGCATCACCATGACCACGGCACTCGCCTCGCTGCTCTCCGGCCGGCAGGTGCGCACGGACGTGGCCATGACCGGCGAGGTCTCGCTGACCGGACGCGTCCTGCCCATCGGCGGGGTGAAGCAGAAGCTGCTCGCCGCGCACCGCGCCGGACTGACCACCGTCATCATCCCCAAGCGCAACGAGGCCGACCTGGACGACGTCCCGGCGGAGGTGCTGGAGACGCTGGAGGTGCACCCGGTGACGGATGTCCGCCAGGTCCTGGAACTCGCCCTGGCCCGGGCGCAGGCCCCGGCCGTCGCCGCCGCCTGA
- a CDS encoding MarR family winged helix-turn-helix transcriptional regulator, whose product MHGSEDQEFLALERELSVFLRRARASSGEMARELHPELEPAAYGLLVRLEAAGRQRATELAAYFGVGKATMSRQLRALEVLGLVAREPDPADGRASLVGLTEEGRERFLRVRGARREQYMRKLADWDRGEVAELARLLNQLNAGGE is encoded by the coding sequence GTGCACGGGAGTGAAGACCAGGAGTTCCTTGCCCTGGAGCGGGAGCTGTCCGTCTTCCTCCGACGGGCCCGCGCGTCCTCGGGCGAGATGGCCCGCGAGCTCCACCCCGAACTGGAGCCGGCCGCGTACGGGCTCCTCGTACGCCTGGAAGCGGCCGGGCGGCAGCGGGCCACCGAACTCGCCGCCTACTTCGGGGTCGGCAAGGCCACCATGAGCCGGCAGCTGCGGGCCCTGGAAGTCCTCGGCCTGGTGGCCCGCGAGCCGGACCCCGCCGACGGCCGGGCCTCCCTGGTCGGCCTCACGGAGGAGGGCCGGGAGCGGTTCCTGCGGGTCCGAGGGGCGCGGCGCGAGCAGTACATGCGCAAGCTCGCCGACTGGGACCGCGGCGAGGTCGCGGAACTGGCCCGGCTGCTGAACCAGTTGAACGCGGGCGGGGAGTAG
- a CDS encoding protein phosphatase 2C domain-containing protein, protein MRIDLASAPGHQERPNEDWVSAAIPASGGGVLVVLDGVTPPGGDDGCVHGVPWFAARLGGRLTELSGSRRDMPLDQVLAESVRATADAHRDTCDLSHVRTPQATVVVVRWDGEYVEHLVLSDSVLLLQAPGGEVTAVLDDRLDRIPREVLGSVAATDALRNAEGGFFTAAADPAVAARAVTGRTPRGRVRAVAALTDGASRWTDTFGQGDWADCMAVLRKEGAQGLIGRVRAVESDPARPSARYKRHDDASAVYAEL, encoded by the coding sequence ATGCGCATCGACCTCGCCTCGGCCCCCGGCCACCAGGAACGCCCCAATGAGGACTGGGTGTCGGCCGCGATCCCCGCTTCGGGCGGCGGCGTCCTGGTGGTTCTCGACGGAGTCACCCCGCCGGGCGGCGACGACGGGTGCGTGCACGGAGTGCCCTGGTTCGCGGCTCGCCTCGGCGGCCGATTGACCGAACTGTCCGGATCGCGGCGGGACATGCCGCTCGATCAGGTTCTGGCCGAGTCCGTCCGCGCCACGGCCGACGCCCACCGCGACACCTGTGACCTTTCTCACGTGCGGACCCCGCAGGCGACGGTCGTCGTGGTCCGCTGGGACGGGGAGTACGTGGAACACCTCGTCCTCTCGGACTCCGTACTGCTCCTGCAGGCGCCCGGCGGCGAGGTGACGGCCGTGCTCGACGACCGGTTGGACCGGATCCCGCGGGAGGTGCTGGGCTCGGTGGCCGCGACGGACGCCCTGCGCAACGCGGAGGGCGGCTTCTTCACGGCGGCCGCCGATCCGGCGGTGGCGGCCCGGGCGGTGACCGGGCGCACCCCGCGCGGGCGGGTGCGGGCGGTGGCCGCGCTCACGGACGGGGCGAGCCGGTGGACGGACACCTTCGGGCAGGGTGACTGGGCCGACTGCATGGCGGTGCTGCGGAAGGAGGGTGCGCAGGGCCTGATCGGCCGGGTGCGCGCCGTCGAGTCCGATCCGGCCCGCCCGTCGGCCCGGTACAAGCGGCACGACGACGCGTCGGCGGTGTACGCGGAGCTCTGA
- a CDS encoding sensor histidine kinase produces the protein MQKKRSRKNGTAADGPAPAGRRVRVRRRLVVGVAVAGLTVLAAGAPAVVSASRELNDSQRLVTLADRTRQTLTLTHLLGDERDAVVEYAAKGRPGTAKGPVQERIAGTDRQLAEVQAEADEATAQALARVRAVRAEAVDGKGSALAAHQAYTGVIAELLAPGVRLAELTPPRAEAALTTTRPLAPLGQAVEQASATRGLLLAALAVPRGDQSPNSAVVDELTTAAQRTRVREQSALDDFARAARPDVRQTLAATVTGPEVKTADDFLKRLTDRPTLTPADRKTDGATVGTALTARIDRMRTVEATLASERASALAALRDDDVTRLEIVVALLGLLFLLAVGVSTAVARSLTRPLSVLRRGAERLATPEGSVEPVRFTGRNDEFAEVVRHLNAVRDQTVSLHTRIAGLDADRRRIIGRTEALAAGRDALEEELTQLRAGLEEHRRIMSTTSVSLSLRTLGLVERQLAVIEELESKEQDPDRLATLFKLDHLATVMRRHNENLLVLAGQEHGHGQGLPVPLVDVMRAAVSEIERYERVDLAALPSYTQIAGHAADDISHVLAELLENATTFSPPDVKVKVSGWLQGAGDVVLSVVDEGIGVTEDRLEALNTRLSTPDAYDEETEAEHGLGLGLYVAGRLAARHGVTAELRTPKHGGTEALVVVPAALLPTTPVVSPVHTLAMPGGPALRLPGVIAEANENTLPTRRRGTHAAPDPDEDAAVEAAVEAEAEAAVPTEADAPVAAEALAEEPAVPTGVEPEPEPVVESEPVVEPEPAVEPESEPAVAAVPITLAEALAGPAVVAEAPAEPQPAPAEAQPLLDTPATAGLPPAEQVFVAAPRAAEPTPEEQLLARVVPDAEPAAPGVADPAEEIPTAAHTTAPVADVQESEPQTEPHTHAPAEGNWLPRQGSHPADQAEGEGAVTDKGLPKRTPRTVPAKSAARAEGPPEPPRRVDAEELRRRLGGFYQGAQDGRRVAAAELAQEQGPDQAPDQALDHTLDQGRTQRPGQSKTDRGDTAQEART, from the coding sequence GTGCAGAAGAAGCGGTCTCGGAAGAACGGCACCGCCGCCGACGGCCCGGCCCCCGCAGGACGCCGCGTCCGCGTGCGCCGCAGGCTGGTCGTCGGCGTAGCCGTCGCCGGCCTCACCGTCCTCGCGGCGGGCGCGCCCGCCGTCGTCTCCGCGTCGAGGGAACTGAACGACTCCCAGCGCCTGGTCACCCTCGCGGACCGGACCCGACAGACCCTCACCCTCACGCACCTCCTCGGTGACGAGCGTGACGCGGTCGTCGAGTACGCCGCCAAGGGCCGACCCGGCACGGCCAAGGGGCCCGTCCAGGAGCGCATCGCCGGGACCGACCGGCAGCTCGCCGAGGTCCAGGCCGAGGCCGACGAGGCCACCGCCCAAGCCCTCGCACGGGTACGGGCCGTCCGCGCCGAGGCCGTCGACGGCAAGGGCAGCGCCCTCGCCGCCCACCAGGCCTACACCGGCGTCATCGCCGAACTCCTCGCCCCCGGCGTACGGCTCGCCGAGCTGACCCCGCCCCGCGCCGAGGCCGCCCTGACCACCACCCGCCCGCTGGCCCCGCTGGGGCAGGCCGTGGAACAGGCCTCGGCCACCCGCGGCCTGCTGCTCGCCGCGCTGGCCGTGCCGCGCGGCGACCAGTCCCCCAACTCGGCCGTGGTCGACGAACTCACCACCGCCGCCCAGCGGACCCGCGTACGGGAGCAGTCCGCCCTCGACGACTTCGCGCGGGCCGCGCGACCCGACGTACGCCAGACCCTGGCCGCCACCGTCACCGGCCCCGAGGTCAAGACCGCCGACGACTTCCTCAAGCGGCTCACCGACCGGCCCACCCTGACGCCCGCCGACCGCAAGACCGACGGGGCCACCGTCGGCACCGCGCTCACCGCCCGCATCGACCGCATGCGCACCGTCGAAGCCACCCTCGCGAGCGAACGGGCCTCCGCCCTGGCCGCGCTGCGCGACGACGACGTGACCCGGCTCGAGATCGTGGTCGCGCTGCTGGGCCTGCTGTTCCTGCTCGCCGTCGGCGTCTCCACCGCCGTGGCCCGGTCGCTGACGCGGCCGCTGTCGGTCCTGCGCCGCGGCGCGGAGCGCCTGGCCACGCCGGAGGGCTCGGTGGAACCGGTGCGGTTCACGGGCCGCAACGACGAATTCGCGGAGGTCGTGCGCCACCTGAACGCGGTGCGCGACCAGACGGTCTCCCTGCACACCCGGATCGCCGGGCTCGACGCCGACCGGCGCCGGATCATCGGCCGCACCGAGGCCCTCGCCGCCGGCCGGGACGCGCTGGAAGAAGAGCTGACGCAGCTGCGGGCGGGGCTGGAGGAGCATCGGCGCATCATGTCGACGACCTCCGTCTCGCTGTCGCTGCGGACCCTGGGCCTGGTGGAGCGCCAGCTCGCGGTCATCGAGGAGCTGGAGTCCAAGGAGCAGGACCCCGACCGGCTGGCCACCCTCTTCAAGCTGGACCACCTGGCGACCGTGATGCGCCGCCACAACGAGAACCTGCTGGTCCTCGCCGGCCAGGAACACGGCCACGGACAGGGCCTGCCGGTGCCGCTGGTCGACGTGATGCGGGCCGCCGTCAGCGAGATCGAGCGGTACGAGCGCGTCGACCTCGCCGCCCTGCCCTCGTACACCCAGATCGCGGGACACGCCGCCGACGACATCTCGCACGTCCTGGCCGAACTGCTGGAGAACGCGACCACGTTCTCCCCGCCGGACGTCAAGGTGAAGGTGTCCGGCTGGCTGCAGGGCGCCGGCGACGTGGTGCTGTCCGTCGTGGACGAGGGCATCGGCGTCACCGAGGACCGCCTCGAAGCACTGAACACCCGCCTGTCCACGCCCGACGCCTACGACGAGGAGACCGAGGCGGAACACGGCCTCGGCCTCGGCCTGTACGTGGCCGGGCGCCTCGCGGCCCGGCACGGGGTCACCGCCGAGCTGCGCACCCCGAAGCACGGCGGCACCGAGGCCCTGGTGGTCGTCCCGGCGGCGCTGCTGCCCACGACCCCCGTGGTCTCCCCGGTGCACACCCTGGCCATGCCGGGCGGGCCCGCGCTGCGGCTGCCCGGAGTGATAGCGGAGGCCAACGAGAACACGCTGCCGACGCGACGGCGCGGGACGCACGCCGCTCCGGACCCGGACGAGGACGCGGCCGTGGAAGCGGCCGTGGAGGCCGAGGCCGAGGCCGCGGTCCCGACCGAGGCCGACGCCCCGGTCGCTGCCGAGGCCCTCGCCGAGGAGCCGGCCGTCCCGACCGGCGTCGAGCCGGAGCCGGAGCCGGTCGTCGAGTCGGAGCCGGTCGTCGAGCCGGAGCCCGCCGTCGAGCCGGAGTCGGAGCCCGCCGTCGCGGCGGTCCCGATCACCCTGGCCGAAGCCCTGGCCGGCCCCGCCGTCGTCGCCGAAGCCCCGGCGGAGCCGCAGCCGGCGCCCGCCGAGGCGCAGCCGCTCCTGGACACGCCCGCCACGGCCGGACTGCCGCCCGCCGAGCAGGTGTTCGTCGCCGCGCCCCGCGCCGCCGAACCCACCCCCGAGGAACAGCTGCTCGCGCGGGTCGTCCCCGACGCGGAGCCGGCCGCCCCCGGCGTGGCGGACCCCGCCGAGGAGATCCCGACCGCGGCGCACACCACCGCACCCGTGGCCGACGTACAGGAATCCGAACCGCAGACGGAGCCGCACACCCACGCCCCGGCCGAGGGCAACTGGCTCCCCCGCCAGGGCAGCCACCCGGCCGACCAGGCCGAAGGCGAAGGCGCCGTCACCGACAAGGGCCTGCCCAAGCGGACCCCGCGCACCGTCCCCGCCAAGAGCGCGGCCCGTGCCGAGGGACCGCCCGAGCCGCCCCGCCGCGTCGACGCCGAGGAGTTGCGGCGCCGACTCGGAGGCTTCTACCAGGGAGCCCAGGACGGCAGGCGCGTCGCCGCCGCCGAACTCGCCCAGGAGCAGGGGCCCGACCAAGCCCCTGACCAGGCGCTCGACCACACCCTCGACCAAGGGCGGACGCAGCGGCCGGGCCAGAGCAAGACCGACCGGGGGGACACCGCACAGGAGGCACGCACATGA
- a CDS encoding roadblock/LC7 domain-containing protein translates to MTAPSTYGLSTQARNLQWLLTDLVEEVPGVNSVAVVSSDGLLLLSSDPGAGTVEPADRPRPRGPRGASADLATIVSGLGSLTTGAAALMDSGSVKQTMVAMEHGSVFVMAISDGSLLGVHATPDCDMSVVAYHMALFVGRAGHVLTPEVRSELRQSMENTP, encoded by the coding sequence ATGACCGCGCCCAGTACGTACGGACTGAGCACCCAGGCCCGCAACCTGCAGTGGCTGCTGACCGACCTGGTCGAGGAGGTGCCCGGCGTCAACTCCGTCGCCGTCGTCTCCTCGGACGGGCTGCTGCTCCTTTCCTCCGACCCTGGAGCGGGCACGGTCGAACCGGCCGACCGGCCGAGGCCCCGGGGCCCGCGCGGCGCGTCCGCCGACCTGGCCACCATCGTCTCCGGCCTCGGCAGCCTCACCACCGGCGCGGCCGCCCTCATGGACAGCGGCTCGGTCAAGCAGACCATGGTGGCGATGGAGCACGGCTCCGTCTTCGTCATGGCCATCAGCGACGGCTCACTGCTGGGCGTGCACGCCACCCCCGACTGCGACATGAGCGTCGTCGCCTACCACATGGCCCTGTTCGTCGGCCGTGCCGGCCACGTCCTGACCCCCGAAGTCCGCAGTGAGCTGCGCCAGTCGATGGAGAACACCCCGTGA
- a CDS encoding DUF742 domain-containing protein: MRSTASDRLPIRGADRRPARVRPYSLTGGRTRFTQVLHVETFVAALDTKVSEPQKPDRMPEMPAIVEVCRRMRTIAEIAALLKLPLGVVRVLVSDLADQGRIRVYGTGHGSGRPERALLERVLSGLRRL, encoded by the coding sequence GTGAGGAGTACGGCCTCCGATCGGCTGCCGATACGCGGAGCCGACCGCCGCCCCGCCCGCGTCCGCCCGTACTCCCTCACGGGCGGCCGCACCCGCTTCACGCAGGTCCTGCACGTCGAGACGTTCGTCGCCGCCCTGGACACCAAGGTCTCGGAGCCGCAGAAGCCCGACCGCATGCCCGAGATGCCCGCCATCGTCGAGGTCTGCCGCCGGATGCGGACGATCGCCGAGATAGCCGCCCTGCTGAAGCTCCCGCTCGGCGTGGTCCGTGTCCTGGTCAGCGACCTCGCCGACCAGGGCCGGATCCGCGTCTACGGAACGGGCCACGGCAGCGGCCGTCCCGAACGCGCGCTGCTGGAAAGGGTGCTCAGTGGTCTTCGCCGTCTCTGA
- a CDS encoding GTP-binding protein, translating into MVFAVSDNPVSLPQSDDEPAQPWQYDRSRAPVAVKVLVAGGFGVGKTTFVSSVSEITPLRTEAVMTQASAPTDDLSGTPDKHTTTVAMDFGRVTLDDDLVLYVYGTPGQERFWFMWDDLVRGAIGGLVLADTRRLRDCFPALDYFETCGLPYAVAVNHFDGSQSYEPDDVREALSVPPHVPVVIMDARRRDTVIESLLALVGHALDTTPEQRT; encoded by the coding sequence GTGGTCTTCGCCGTCTCTGACAACCCGGTGTCCCTGCCGCAGTCGGACGACGAGCCGGCCCAGCCCTGGCAGTACGACCGCTCCCGCGCACCCGTCGCCGTCAAGGTGCTGGTCGCGGGCGGCTTCGGCGTCGGCAAGACGACCTTCGTCTCCTCCGTCTCCGAGATCACCCCGCTGCGCACCGAAGCGGTGATGACCCAGGCGAGCGCCCCGACCGACGACCTGTCCGGCACCCCCGACAAGCACACCACCACCGTCGCCATGGACTTCGGCCGCGTCACCCTCGACGACGACCTCGTCCTCTACGTGTACGGGACCCCCGGCCAGGAGCGGTTCTGGTTCATGTGGGACGACCTGGTGCGCGGCGCCATCGGCGGTCTGGTCCTGGCCGACACCCGCCGACTGCGCGACTGCTTCCCGGCCCTCGACTACTTCGAGACCTGCGGACTCCCGTACGCCGTCGCCGTCAACCACTTCGACGGCTCGCAGTCGTACGAGCCCGACGACGTGCGCGAGGCCCTCAGCGTCCCGCCCCACGTCCCCGTCGTGATCATGGACGCGAGGCGCCGCGACACAGTGATCGAATCATTGCTCGCCCTGGTGGGCCACGCCCTCGACACCACTCCCGAACAGAGAACGTGA
- a CDS encoding styrene monooxygenase/indole monooxygenase family protein, which translates to MRKILVVGAGQSGLQLALGLQSKGYEVTLMSNRTADEIRTGRVMSTQCMFDTALQHERDLQINFWEQQAPKIEGLGVSVATPDAGRAIDWLGKLKGYAQSVDQRVKMAGWLDTFVQRGGQLVIHGASVADLDFFSRTYDLVLVAAGKGELVSMFGRDAARSPYDAPQRALAVAYVHGLGPRPEHPETEAVRCNLVPGVGELFVMPTLTTSGRADILFWEGIPGGPLDVFKGVKDPAEHLALTLELMEKFVPWEYSRATKVELTDAGAALAGRYAPIVRNPIGRLPGGGLVLGVADVVVANDPITGQGSNSAAKCAASYLSSILMHGDKPFDESWMKATFDKYWFTTGKPVTQWTNAMLGVPPEHVLNLIGAAGQLQPVANRFANGFDNPADFDTYFYDPEDTADYLAEVASSVGASSAE; encoded by the coding sequence ATGCGCAAGATACTTGTCGTAGGAGCCGGTCAGTCCGGTCTCCAGCTCGCCCTCGGACTCCAGTCGAAGGGGTACGAGGTCACCCTCATGTCCAACCGGACGGCGGACGAGATCCGCACCGGGCGGGTGATGTCCACCCAGTGCATGTTCGACACGGCCCTGCAGCACGAGCGTGATCTCCAGATCAACTTCTGGGAGCAGCAGGCCCCGAAGATCGAAGGCCTCGGCGTCTCCGTCGCCACCCCCGACGCCGGCCGCGCCATCGACTGGCTCGGCAAGCTCAAGGGGTACGCGCAGTCCGTCGACCAGCGCGTGAAGATGGCCGGCTGGCTCGACACCTTCGTGCAGCGGGGCGGCCAGCTGGTCATCCACGGCGCCTCGGTCGCCGACCTCGACTTCTTCTCCCGCACGTACGACCTGGTGCTGGTCGCCGCCGGCAAGGGCGAACTGGTCTCGATGTTCGGGCGGGACGCGGCGCGTTCCCCGTACGACGCCCCGCAGCGCGCCCTCGCCGTCGCCTACGTGCACGGCCTCGGCCCGCGCCCGGAGCACCCGGAGACCGAAGCGGTCCGCTGCAACCTGGTCCCGGGCGTCGGCGAGCTGTTCGTCATGCCCACCCTGACCACCTCGGGCCGGGCCGACATCCTCTTCTGGGAGGGAATCCCGGGCGGTCCGCTGGACGTCTTCAAGGGAGTCAAGGACCCGGCGGAGCACCTCGCGCTCACGCTGGAGCTGATGGAGAAGTTCGTGCCGTGGGAGTACTCCCGCGCCACGAAGGTGGAGCTGACGGACGCGGGCGCCGCGCTCGCCGGCCGTTACGCGCCGATCGTCCGCAACCCGATCGGACGCCTCCCGGGCGGCGGACTGGTCCTCGGCGTCGCGGACGTGGTCGTCGCCAACGACCCGATCACCGGACAGGGCTCGAACTCCGCGGCCAAGTGCGCGGCCTCGTACCTCTCCTCGATCCTCATGCACGGCGACAAGCCGTTCGACGAGTCGTGGATGAAGGCCACCTTCGACAAGTACTGGTTCACCACCGGCAAGCCGGTGACCCAGTGGACGAACGCGATGCTGGGCGTCCCGCCGGAGCACGTACTGAACCTGATCGGCGCGGCCGGGCAGCTCCAGCCGGTGGCGAATCGATTCGCCAACGGCTTCGACAACCCGGCCGACTTCGACACGTACTTCTACGACCCCGAGGACACCGCCGACTACCTGGCGGAGGTCGCCTCCTCCGTCGGAGCCTCCTCGGCGGAGTAA
- a CDS encoding C40 family peptidase, whose amino-acid sequence MSYRLSPRPLRAVCIAAVLVVAGPVPGAGAEPGLPEGESVGVLLTRLQGLYQKAEEATEAYNATDVALRAGQAEERLRAAELGKARTELDSERAVAGRLAREQYQGGQGLSPYARMLLAGNPQAALDQRRLAAREGARRAGVLARLARGEKKADALAVRAREALDARQTLAAQQKLHKDEVAAQLKEVERVLAALTPDQLTRLGAQEVENTAVAQRSLVDSGRLPTRTGTPTAAGGAALTYAAAQIGKPYVWGAEGPGSFDCSGLTSQAWAHAGRAIPRTSQEQWAQLPKVPLDQLRPGDLVVYFPKATHVGLYVGDGKVIQAPRPGAVVKVSPIAANPLLGAVRPDPDGAPLAEFTPPALPEAPAAEAGDDTGYSAEEAPTEEATSAR is encoded by the coding sequence ATGTCATATCGGCTGTCGCCGCGGCCGCTTCGTGCCGTCTGCATCGCCGCAGTCCTCGTCGTCGCCGGGCCGGTCCCCGGGGCCGGGGCCGAGCCCGGGCTGCCCGAAGGGGAGTCGGTCGGGGTGCTGCTCACCCGCCTGCAGGGGCTGTACCAGAAGGCCGAGGAGGCCACCGAGGCCTACAACGCCACCGACGTGGCCCTGCGGGCCGGCCAGGCCGAGGAGCGGCTGCGCGCCGCCGAGCTCGGCAAGGCCCGTACGGAGCTCGACTCCGAGCGGGCCGTCGCCGGGCGGCTCGCCCGGGAGCAGTACCAGGGCGGCCAGGGGCTGTCCCCGTACGCCCGGATGCTGCTCGCCGGGAATCCGCAGGCCGCCCTGGACCAGCGGCGGCTCGCCGCCCGCGAGGGCGCCCGGCGGGCGGGGGTGCTGGCCCGGCTCGCGCGGGGCGAGAAGAAGGCCGACGCGCTCGCCGTACGGGCCCGCGAGGCCCTGGACGCCCGGCAGACCCTCGCCGCGCAGCAGAAGCTCCACAAGGACGAGGTCGCGGCGCAGCTCAAGGAGGTCGAGCGGGTGCTCGCCGCCCTGACCCCGGACCAGCTCACCCGGCTCGGCGCGCAGGAGGTCGAGAACACCGCGGTCGCGCAGCGGAGCCTGGTGGATTCGGGCCGTCTGCCGACCCGTACGGGCACGCCCACGGCGGCCGGTGGCGCCGCCCTCACCTATGCGGCGGCCCAGATCGGCAAGCCGTACGTGTGGGGCGCTGAGGGGCCGGGGTCCTTCGACTGCTCCGGGCTGACCTCGCAGGCCTGGGCGCACGCGGGGCGCGCCATTCCGCGGACGAGCCAGGAGCAGTGGGCCCAGCTGCCGAAGGTGCCGCTGGATCAGCTGCGGCCCGGGGATCTGGTGGTCTATTTCCCGAAGGCCACCCACGTGGGCCTGTACGTCGGCGACGGCAAGGTGATCCAGGCGCCCCGGCCGGGGGCCGTGGTGAAGGTCTCGCCGATCGCCGCGAATCCGCTGCTGGGGGCGGTCCGGCCGGACCCGGACGGGGCCCCGCTCGCGGAGTTCACCCCGCCCGCGCTGCCGGAGGCACCGGCGGCGGAGGCGGGGGACGACACGGGTTACTCCGCCGAGGAGGCTCCGACGGAGGAGGCGACCTCCGCCAGGTAG